One Armatimonadota bacterium genomic window carries:
- the scpB gene encoding SMC-Scp complex subunit ScpB, whose amino-acid sequence MTLVDQLEALLFVSEAPAKLGDLARTLGITEGQVEQGLEILAEHLEASGALKLVKIAGGYQLATKAEFSELVGAYMKPQKQRLSRSIMEVLAIVAYKQPITAGEIEVVRGVQSDYGLRVLQERNLICEVGRKQTPGRPILFGTTQQFLHQFNLEGLNQLPQLDVDAIPALPAESSEADE is encoded by the coding sequence ATGACCCTTGTCGATCAACTAGAGGCCCTCTTGTTCGTCAGCGAAGCCCCAGCCAAGTTGGGTGACCTGGCCCGGACGCTCGGCATTACCGAAGGGCAGGTCGAACAGGGATTGGAGATCCTTGCGGAACATCTTGAGGCGTCAGGTGCGCTAAAATTAGTAAAGATCGCCGGGGGATACCAGCTCGCCACCAAAGCCGAATTCTCGGAATTGGTGGGTGCCTACATGAAGCCCCAAAAGCAGCGTCTGAGTCGGAGCATTATGGAAGTCCTAGCCATTGTCGCTTACAAACAGCCGATTACCGCCGGAGAAATCGAAGTCGTTCGCGGCGTCCAGAGCGACTACGGGCTGCGGGTCCTCCAGGAGCGAAACCTCATCTGCGAGGTCGGACGAAAGCAGACTCCCGGCCGCCCCATCCTTTTCGGAACCACCCAACAATTCCTGCATCAGTTTAATCTCGAAGGGCTCAACCAGCTTCCGCAGCTCGATGTCGACGCCATCCCGGCGTTGCCCGCCGAGTCTTCGGAGGCCGACGAATGA